A stretch of Trichomycterus rosablanca isolate fTriRos1 chromosome 8, fTriRos1.hap1, whole genome shotgun sequence DNA encodes these proteins:
- the lingo2 gene encoding leucine-rich repeat and immunoglobulin-like domain-containing nogo receptor-interacting protein 2 — protein sequence MVDCLSRVMLHKALSCWQPMLGLALVAVFLDSTLACPSRCECSAQSRSVICHRKRFPTIPDGIPIETRILDLSKNRIQAINPDDFSVYPHIEDLDLSGNIVAYVEPGAFNLLYSLHTLSLKSNRIKLLSLGVFTGLSNLTVLDISDNKIVILVDYMFQDLHNLKSLEVGDNELVYISHRAFYGLLALESLTLERCNLTTVPTDALSHLHNLVSLHMRYLSISSLHPYSFRKLFRLRHLEIDHWPALDVFPANTLHGLNLTTLSVTNTNLSTFPYQALRHMPYLSHLNLSNCRIRTIEGGLLQDLVHLHELRLSGAQLVSVEPYAFQGLRWLRVLDVSHNQLDTLEKGVFQAPESLEMLLINNNPLVCDCRLMWLLQKRHSISFGDEQPECNTPEGIRGRPFKEFKETLLSYYVTCTKPKIRENRTQLVSVEEGQPAQLHCSAEGTPRPIISWVTPRRRHLTNKSHGRVVVYNNGTLYIKSVELQDGGVYVCMASNSAGNDTLMVSLAVKSLGSLYANRTQYYTDPNSTTANSTFSPNLTFGLDLKTILVSTAMGCFTFLGVVLFCFLLLFVWSRGKGKHKNNIDIEYVPRSKSNGASPEEAEQSAGPRRFNMKMI from the coding sequence ATGGTGGACTGCCTAAGTCGAGTCATGTTGCACAAAGCTTTATCCTGCTGGCAGCCAATGCTGGGTCTGGCCCTAGTGGCTGTGTTCTTAGACTCTACACTAGCCTGTCCATCCCGCTGTGAGTGTTCTGCTCAAAGCCGCTCTGTCATCTGCCATCGAAAGCGTTTCCCAACTATCCCAGATGGTATTCCAATCGAAACACGGATCCTGGACCTTAGCAAGAACCGCATCCAGGCCATCAATCCAGATGACTTTTCTGTGTACCCACACATTGAAGATTTGGACCTGAGTGGCAATATTGTTGCTTATGTGGAGCCTGGTGCCTTTAATTTACTTTACAGTTTACACACGCTTAGCTTAAAAAGCAATCGCATCAAGCTCCTCTCACTGGGTGTCTTTACTGGCCTTTCCAATCTCACCGTGCTTGACATTAGTGACAATAAGATTGTCATCCTGGTTGATTACATGTTTCAGGACCTGCATAATCTCAAGTCATTGGAAGTGGGGGACAATGAGCTTGTGTACATCTCGCACAGAGCCTTTTATGGTCTGCTGGCTCTAGAGAGTCTCACACTGGAGCGCTGTAACCTAACCACGGTACCGACTGATGCCCTGTCCCATCTGCACAACCTGGTGAGCCTGCACATGCGCTACCTCAGCATCAGTAGCCTTCATCCTTACTCCTTCAGAAAACTTTTTCGTCTGCGCCACCTTGAGATTGACCACTGGCCTGCGCTTGATGTTTTCCCAGCCAACACCTTGCACGGCCTCAATCTCACCACACTTTCAGTCACTAACACTAATTTGTCCACATTCCCCTACCAGGCATTGCGTCACATGCCTTACCTTTCTCATTTAAACCTGTCCAACTGTCGTATCCGTACCATTGAGGGAGGCCTGCTGCAGGATCTGGTGCATCTTCATGAACTGCGACTATCGGGTGCCCAACTAGTGTCTGTCGAGCCTTACGCGTTTCAGGGTCTTCGCTGGCTCAGGGTTCTCGATGTCTCTCACAACCAGCTGGACACTTTGGAGAAGGGTGTGTTCCAGGCACCAGAGTCCTTGGAGATGTTGCTCATTAACAACAATCCTCTTGTGTGTGACTGTCGGCTCATGTGGCTGCTGCAGAAACGTCATTCTATCTCATTTGGAGATGAGCAACCTGAGTGTAACACACCTGAAGGCATTCGTGGGCGCCCTTTCAAGGAATTCAAGGAAACACTGCTGTCTTACTATGTGACCTGCACCAAGCCCAAGATCAGAGAGAACCGGACACAACTGGTGTCAGTAGAAGAAGGACAGCCTGCTCAGctacactgcagtgctgaggggACACCTCGCCCTATCATATCCTGGGTGACCCCACGACGGAGACATCTCACGAACAAGAGTCATGGAAGGGTAGTTGTATACAACAATGGCACATTGTATATCAAGTCAGTGGAGCTTCAGGAtggtggtgtgtatgtgtgtatggccTCCAACTCAGCTGGAAATGACACACTGATGGTATCTCTTGCGGTCAAAAGTCTGGGCTCGCTTTATGCCAACAGGACCCAGTACTACACAGATCCTAACAGTACCACTGCCAACAgcactttttctcccaacttgaCCTTCGGCCTGGACCTAAAGACCATCTTAGTTTCTACAGCCATGGGTTGTTTCACATTCCTGGGAGTTGTGCTTTTCTGTTTTCTGCTCTTGTTTGTGTGGAGTCGGGGCAAAGGGAAGCACAAAAACAACATAGATATAGAGTATGTGCCACGCTCCAAATCCAATGGGGCATCTCCTGAGGAAGCAGAGCAGAGTGCTGGCCCTCGGCGCTTTAACatgaaaatgatttaa